One Desulfosalsimonas propionicica genomic window carries:
- the smpB gene encoding SsrA-binding protein SmpB, giving the protein MNQDHVKIVTENRKARHEFFILDEFEAGMVLQGTEVKSLRQGRANLKDSYGKFQNGELWLHQMHIGPYPFAYYDNHEPERPRKLLMHKSELKRLYGKIKEKGHTLVPLRVYFRDGKAKVVMALAKGKRQYDKRDAIKEREIKREMDRAKKHAR; this is encoded by the coding sequence ATGAATCAAGACCACGTCAAAATCGTTACAGAAAACCGAAAAGCCAGGCACGAATTTTTCATCCTGGATGAATTCGAGGCCGGGATGGTTTTGCAGGGCACAGAGGTCAAATCCCTGCGCCAGGGCCGGGCCAATCTCAAGGACTCCTACGGCAAATTTCAAAACGGCGAACTCTGGCTCCACCAGATGCATATCGGGCCCTACCCGTTTGCCTATTATGACAACCACGAACCGGAGCGGCCCAGAAAGCTGCTCATGCACAAATCCGAATTAAAGCGGCTTTACGGCAAAATCAAGGAAAAGGGCCACACCCTGGTTCCACTGCGGGTGTATTTCAGAGACGGCAAGGCCAAAGTGGTCATGGCCCTGGCCAAGGGAAAACGCCAGTACGACAAGCGCGACGCCATCAAGGAACGCGAGATCAAGCGCGAAATGGACCGGGCCAAAAAACACGCAAGGTAA